tgttttacatttttctgtttttcatatagttttttaaaataatatattaaatatctgAATAATTTagagtaataattaaaatttcaaaataaataaaaaattacatttgaggGCAATGTtgtcttttaaataaaaaatatcaattccaTTTTatcttattccaccaaccaaacataaaaataactattccaaaagaatatatattctattcttttggaatagctattctattCCATTCCGCGAATCAAACGGCACCTTAGATTTACTAAATCTCTATATAGTGCTTGGTCTGAATATCTTTACTCTGAGGTGCTGTTAGGATCAGCGAGGGATACTCCAATGTCAAAGTCAGTATATGGTTtgagaataataaaaataattgacaaGAGCTTTAGCAGGCTTAGTGAGCATATCTAGAATACATTGGAGTTAGggtttttatatagatttttgTAACATTCTATCATTAATGATGCTATTTTTAAACAGTCACATTATTAATGTCTTTAACGATTATTAAGTGTCTTTTAAGTGCATTAGTTACTAATTTAAACGGTGTTAATAGTAGTGTCCCTTGGTCTTTTCTAGAGCTGTTCAGAATAGACATGATGATGAATGTACGTTGAATGAGATGTGATGACATATCCTTTCTCATTCAACTTTCTTTGTTGTGTCTTGCTCGGATGACGTATCTTATTTCtttccacgtggcgtggcataatgctgaAAAtcctttctcttccttcattaTTACACTTTTGCCCCAGAGATAATATTCAGATGTTATCAAGTgtaattagggataaaaacattttctaattctttaattttttgttCAATTATTAGATTTAATGTATGTTTGGTTTAACTGTTAGCTAAtaactgtttaattattagtgtttggtacaATTATATTGAAGTGTTgatgttagtatttaaaatgtctaatatggacatgttttaaattaatcaacaaataatttataaaataaatgtattacacaaattaataaaaatatattgggataaggtaccaaaataggtctatggtttttggggaagtatcaatttaggctctacgtacaaaataacaccaatataagtttaacgtttaaaaaaggtaccgatttaggcctcgataacgaaACGAGACACACCATTGatattattccgttaagttccatcaattgtacgtggagggagAAACCAAAACTTAACGGGGTAATAGGAATCAAGTATCCAATccattatcgaggcctaaattgataccattttttaaatgttaagcctatattgatgctattttgtacgttgagtctaaattgatactttccaaaAACCATAGGTCTATTTTGACACCTTATCCAAtaatctaataaaaaataaaaaataaaaatttattgaacgtaACAAAACCTTGTTATTTCGGTGATGATgttatagaaataaaaataatattaaagaaaaaacataatttatggaaataagaagaataattttatcaattacaaataactacaaacagctattcgtgaaaatctctaaaacgctgctgtttgtaaaaaaaatattaaatacatACGATTATACAAATCTAACCAAATACTAAATTTCCTACTATTTGAAGTAAAATGTTAAAAGCTAGtgaaaaacaaaccacaaagagtaaaaagaaatcagaaaattgattaaatatttatttgggAAACAACTTTTGTACAACGCTGGTTAATCCAAGGTTGAAattacttttgtaattttcaAAAACATCGTGGCTAACATTAGcaaattgaatatatatatatttttttaagacaAACTTGAATTCATTACTGAGAATCAACAAAGAGATCATACAAAATACAACTAAGTGGACTTGAAGTCCATTCCTCAAATTCTGACATAGAAAGACTAGCCCTTACCAAAGCATGAGCAACCCTATTCGCAGAACGATTAATAAAGCTGATACGAACATCAGTAAGAGTCTCTTGCATTCCTCCAGAATAACCCCATAAGATGAACGATAATATCCAGAATAGATATCATTGATCACTAATTAAGCGTCTGATTCCACTTCAACACTATCCTTCCCTTGATTTTTAATCCAGCTAAGCGCCTCTCTAATTCCAACAGCTTCTCCTTCCCTAACTTGGAAATTCCCAGCAATAGGACCAGCCAGAGCAGAACAAAAATTTCCTTCACTGTCCCGAATAACAATTCCAATTCCCAGCATCCCAGACCCCGGAACAACAGCAGCATCAACATTAACTTTTAGCTTTTGAGGCGCTGGAAAAATCCATCTCGAGCATATATTCGGGTTTGAAGAAACCGTAGAGAACCTACAAACATTTCTTGGCGTGGTCTGTGCTTCTTGCCAATTTTTAAGAGAAACACAAGCAATTTTTAATATTGCAGCAGCATCAATCCTTTCATCATCCCATACCAATTTATTTCTTCCAAACCATACAGCCCAAATAATCATTGCCCATAAACATCTCTTTTCCAAATTTAGACCAGCAAACACCAATCTAATTAAATCCTTCATTGTAATATCATTCCTTAATATAGGATTTCCAAAATTCGCCATATTCCAAATTGTGCTTATAAACGGATAATAATGAAATAAATGCATCACAGATTCCATTCTAGCTTCACAAAAAACACAATTAGCATCAATAGGGATATACCTTCTCAAAAGTGTATCAACAGTAGACAGGCAGTATATCATTGCAGACACGCCACAAAAAATTCCTCACTTTTGCCGgtaacaatttaattaaaaaaaagtcacAAATTTGAAATAGGTGAAAATATTAGTAAGATAAAGTATTTGATATCCAAATATTTGGCCCAAGCAGCCGAATAACTTCATTACTGTCATTTGCTTGCAATATACCTATACGGCCTCTACTCTCTATAGCCCATTCAAATTACGATTATAATTTGATAATGATTTaatatagggaaaattacaaaactgggtcaaatgggaggcccatttacatatttaacctatTTACTAATCCTACTaaatatctagactgattttgtgtgactttcccataatacccctaaccttcccattTCCACCACTCGCGAATCGCcgctccccctatctccttggttatgcgaaaagttgctcctgcattaatgatttcaagacttttgatcttcctttcttcctttaaattgcacgaaatctgcaccatttaatcaaaatcacaatgaatttctcattttcctctctgattctgcaacttcccaaccctagaaaacgaagccatggtttttcatcttcctgttcgttgcttggtttctgtcttcttgttaccatcaaagaaatggtttttctacgttatttccttcgttcttcccatgttatcatattgttattgtcgcttttgggggtgaaaggggcgaaaaatgtaagtatctgttttttttctgcgttttttcatgaattcatttcgcaatcgatggtttcgcgaagatttgcgaagagaacgagcctggaaagtgacgatctacttcgtgaatcgatgatttcgcgaagatctgcgaagagaaagagtctgaaacatgtggatctacctcgcgaatcgatgatttcacgaagtctgcgaatagatcctcacgtttcagacctcgcagacttcacgaAAGCATTGATATACGAAGTAAActcacctctttccctgcacatttacattcgcatgcttcgctaatcttcatttcgcgaagccaaaatcgtctttttccctgcctaacacgattaattttttctgtagatggttgaatacgtaacatccctttctggaaggcagCGTACTGGGCTGCATGGGAGATGATTTttcttcctgtatagggatgaacttccccaagattgacacattcactcctgaaatggtTCGTTATGAGAGGTTGTGCcaatcttggggtgcaccatgggacacgtccatcccatggtgccaatcttcaaagtgaacctaactaatccggtaccaattttaaatcggatgagtaatcttggtgtgcaccgtgggatacttccatcccaaaaggtctggaagtccagaccttttgggatggatgtgtcacacggtgcacaccaagattactcattcgtttcaagattggtaccggattagttaggttcactttgaaatgattagttagGAGAGTTCATTGTGaaaatcttgttgtaaattttgataatgttatgatttgaatgttgttattgtggcaatcttgttgtaaattttgataatgttatgattttaatgttagaatccgttgttgtttgccattttttgttatataccacttcgcgaattagcttcaaaacatatccagcattcgcatatgcgaactaaattcatcaagcaaaacaaacttcagcttcgcaggcttcgcatatgcgaactaaattcattaagtaaatccaaacattagcttcgcagacttcgcatatggtcgaatatgcgaagtcagacgggatgcaGACAGACGTGCGTAAAAattgagggtattatgaaaaagtcacacaaaatcagtctagatatgtagtaggatgagtaaatgggttaaatatataaatggacctcccatttgacccagttttgtaattttccctttaatatattattactcttctaaatttatttaaaaagcttaaaagtttgATTAGcgttttgaatttttaaagtgtctcgTTAGTCTcttcaatttatataaaatattcagatAGTCCATTCAACTTGCGTAaattgtaatcaattaatcacttgaATATGTAAAAGATATATTATACGTACTTCAAAATGTTTTTGCATAATTCATATAATGTAttcaaacatattaaaaatgaagttcttacttgTTTAACTGTAAAACttatattctctaatattagaaccgaaTATCCGGACGTAAAATATTCAAActtataaaatgtaaaattgcaaAACCATTGTTAATGAGAAAACTAGAGCTTGGCGTGAAACTTGGAGATTTTTTAATCGGACCGAATACTCAAATAAAAAGaacttgaattgaattgaaccaTTGACTTTTTTTAGGATCGAACTAAGTTGTACCATTGACTTAGTTAAGTATAATTTTGGAGATTTTTAAATTCTTAATattactgagtaaatatgcTGGAGATTTTAGAACCGGGTCGAATATCCGAAAAAAGAAATAATGAGAACCGGATTGAACTGTTGACTTTCCGAATTGTACCGTTGACTTTATTAGATACAATTCTTGAGATTTTCAAATCTTCAAATTGTACTGAATCGTACTCACCCCTGAAGAAAACTAATCTGTCGTTAATGACCCTTAAAATTTAAGATTGTACTATTTTATATGCAAAGGCTAAATCCGTTCTAGCCCAATAGTCATAGGGCTAATTTATAGCACATTTGATAACTTATGACAACTCAGTTAGTAATGAAGATTGAATTTATGattctcaatttcaattttcaCTCAATACATATGCAAAAAGGAGGTGAAAACCCTTAAATCTCAATCAAAATGATCTCAATGAGATACTTATTATAGTTATaccaaacaattcttcaaatggatgaaatattttttctttttaattgtaaatttgAGTCCAAAATAAGGCGTAAATATGAACATATCCCAACTATattaagggcccgtttgttttacttattgtttggtgttgctgtttgctgttacggtttgctgtttgctgttacggttttgctgttgctgttacggtttgctgtttgctgttggaaaaagctgcttttccaaaaagcagagattctctgcttttgtaaaaggctgcttttcgggtgtaaaatgcaaacaggagatcactaaccaaacacctaatgttgcttttcagatgtaaaagacaaacaggaggtcattaaccaaacacctaaaactctgcattttgaaatgaaaagacaaaaaggagcatgaaaaggagcaaccaaacgtCCCCACACTCTAAAAAACTACTTAAATCAGAtccaaatattattaaataaaaaacaaaaaaatgttcCGAGAATATAATTTATAGAACACGCAAACTTAGCAAATCCAAAAGTGTCCTAACTTAGTAAAATCACCCGTTAACAAACTACAAAAACCATGAGTAGAACTCCACCTACACGGACTCAAAGCTTAAAATTTATACATCAACAACTCGATTCACTTTTATGTAAATATCTCATTTGACGAGTTACATCTTATCAATAAGAGACAAACAATTCATCTACTTCCTTCAAATCTACTTCTTTCAAATTTCCCAAATGGATgcaataataaaaattaaaagaaaaatagtactattataaaagaaaacttttacttcctcaaaaaaaaaaaaaaaaaaaaaaaacttttaccAAAATTAGGAATCGAAAGCGCCaagatttattaattaatacttAATTAGCACTTTCAAATCAAGTGGACTTTTGTACTTAAAGTTAAAACCAAACCTTATTAAGCAACAAGCATTCATGGCATAAATTACCCAATTAGGgacaataaataattttttatatagaaaaagggacaataaataattttatcaaaattacaGTTAAATTGAAAAAAGCCAaagatattttttattaatacaaATCACACAGAACAGAACAGCTATTTGTTTATCTTGATTCTGTGTACGCATATTTtaccaatttaatttaattttttttttatattgaaaGTGACTTATATTTTCCAGACTTATTATATAGTACCTTATCGGCTGCTTTGAATAAGAACCACAACACAATGAATTTAAAAGGGCAAAAATTCCATTTTACCCCTTGAAATATTGGAATTAATTATAAATGTTTGATTCTGCAACTTGATGAAGTTGTCATTTAATCACTTGATCAGTGCAGAATCTAAAAacacatcttttattttttttatttttttttatctctctcATAGTAATTGAGACTGAAAAGTTGCTTAACGTACAATTATTTTTACAGTAGGGCAAGTACATTAATTAATGTATTCTACTATTATTTTACATATATGGCCTAAAGAGGAAGatgctcttttcttttttttgaatTGTGCGATTATTCATTACAAGAACCTCAAATAGCTTTGATATTTTGGAACATAGACTACAAATGGGGAATTATAGAAACATTTAATTTTAGGCAAAAACATATCATTAAGGCTCTAATCATTGTCAATTTGGTGGATTCAACATATTAAACTCATAACATATTAAACTCATGTTTTTAGTGAAATTGAGGTTTTGATGATCACAGCGTCAATTTTAAACGTAAAATTTGGTTTATAtatcattattaattttatgtGCATTCGAAATTACATTCTTAgtagtttgaaaatattttttatatgtgGGATTGAGCTTGTAACCATCTTATTTCCAACTGTTGGCAATTCAAAGTAATTTTATCACTAATGTCTCAAATAGTACACTTATACCGTAACTTTTGTAAGATGAGATAATGTTTTTtgcttcatttttttaaaaaatatttttttatatatgtacaaaTGGGTTTGATTTGTTACTAACGAATGGTAATATACTGTATAAATCGAGAGTATTAAGACATCTCTATTACACAATTGCAAGATGTAGGTCTCTATTGCCAGAGGCAGAGAGACCAGGGAGTGTCAAGAGCTCTTGACCCTCTGACCTCCCAAACCACCATACTAGTGGTGGTTTCAGCCCCTGTTTTTGGTAGTTTGAGATCCTGGGGGGTGGAATGTGCCCCTTAAAATAATCTATGTGCTgagaaaaaattgtttttcttaaaaaaaaaaaaattggcttaAAAAGGTATAAAATGGATTGAAAAAATAGTCCAAAAAGATATAGTTGGATTTTATATAATGCaactctttttttatatatatgtagacAAGTGTAAATTGGTTTCCAGTAGAGCAGTCTGACATCCGCCATTATTACTATCGCATCATCACTATCAAATACATTTCATCTTTTAATTGCTTTGCGATTGATATCACTGATCATTTTTGAAaccaaattaatattttaatataaaatattggtatcaacaaattaaaaattaagaaaaagagaTCGATACTTAATATTTAATTCATAAAATTAATTATCTCTGTTCCACTAAATTAGAAGCTTAATAAAGTAATACAATGTCATATAATCATTAACAATCCTCTTTCAATTGAATAGGCAGGGAAGACGAAGATACTTTTAACGAGATTAACGAGTTCCTAAAATGCTCCGTTAATAACGAATGAATTACCAAACTTTCAAACATTAACAACAAAATTAGTTGAATTTCAGATTAGGTGTAAAATTACAAGGTTGAGTAAAATAGGTCTTTAACCGTCAACTTCCAATATATTTCATTATCCTTACATTATCTAAAACTCTTATCTTGAAGTTTCAttcttaaaagtaattattTCTGTTACAAACTCATAATAAATGGAGACAGACTGATAAGAGATAAGACCAGTCAAATGAACAATTGCATGgaatttttttagcattttttttattttttattactattatttaaaaaaaaaatactaatattatttttattttttacttccCTCTCTCTTCCTCCTGATGCCTATATAAACCTGGGGCCTCATACTTACTCATACACAGACCAACTTTTTCAAGTTTTTCTTGACTGCTACTTCTGCCTCAACAACTCAAGGGCTCTCTCTTTTCTTGGGAATCTTGcaattttctcattttttcttCAAATGGCAGCTTTTTCATTCCAACAATACCCTCCTTTTCATCTTGACTCTCTTTTCTTCCAAAATACCCCCATTAAGAATCTGTCTGCCTTTTTTGAGGAACCCAACAACAATTACTTCTCCCAATTTTACCCTCCTCTTCTTGATCATACCTCTTTTGCTACTACTGATGATAATGAAGAACCTTCCTCTGTAACTAAGAAACAGAGCACTGACTCTTCTTCTGCTGTTGTTGATAAACTTGAAAGTGGTGAACAAGTTACTCAACAATTGAATCATAATTCTATGGATAACAACAATACTaacaagaggaagaagaattctaatgcctcttcttcttccgcttccGGCcccaaggtaattaattaaaacacgtATGCATGTATGAGAAACACGCGTTTCCCCCCGAATTGGGATTTTAATTGTTTGCAGGATAATGTTGTTCAGGATGAGAGAAAAGGAAGAAACAAGAAACAGAACACTGGaatgaaagaagaagataagaAATCTAAAGCTAAGAAGAAAGTTCCAGAAGAAGACCCCCCAACTGGCTACATTCATGTTAGAGCAAGAAGGGGCCAAGCTACAGACAGCCACAGCCTTGCAGAAAGGGTACTAttctcctttcttttctttactGTAATTTACTGTGTTACGgattgctgtttgctgttgctattTACTGTTACGgattgctgtttgctgttgctaaGGATGATGCGGCACTTTTTAGATAAAGTTGGtaactttttaatttgggtaaattTGAAATGTGTAGGTGAGAAGGGAAAAAATTAGTGAAAGGATGAAAATGTTGCAAAGACTTGTTCCTGGGTGTGACAAGGTgagaaaaagatgaagaagaagacagTTTTGTTTGTGTTAATTATGTTATGTCTGAGTATTTTACCATATATATATGGTATTACTGTCTTCTATTTTCTCCTTTAGGTGATGTATATATCTGACAGCTTCATGtgggttttgtttttaaaataggTAACTGGAAAGGCCCTCATGTTGGATGAAATTATCAATTATGTCCAGTCCCTACAAAATCAAGTTGAggtaaattcaattaattaacattttaaACTCTATTAAttcttataattatatataacaaACTAATTAATCTTTTTTGTAATGTTCCCAGTTCCTTTCAATGAAGCTTGCTTCTGTTAATCCTTTGTTCTATGACTATGGTATGGATCTGGATGCATTGACCCTCAGACCAGAGGTAAATATAGTAAATTTTAAGTAACGTTAAATTATTAGTCCGGTGCACGGATGACAGATGACGGGTGTTTTTGTAGGGATATAGTAAAAGTCTCTCCTACCTTTATTATGGTGTATGATTAAAGCTGATAAGATCTTTGTCTCTGACATAAATTTATGTAGGGATTGAGTAATTATACACCATCACTTTCACCTATGCACCACCAGCAACAATCTACTCCGGCCCCGCCTACAGCTTTTGCTGATGCAACCACCACTACCACCGAGGCTGTCAATGCCACCTTTGCGGCGGCGAATAATTATCCTCCGGTCATTGATTCACTTTTACTTcaggtaaatatatatttaacccTCCAagttttagaaaattaaattactGAATTTAGTAGTATTTTGCTAAGAATGACAAAAACATAATTTTCCAGGAAAGTGGTAATTTAATGTGGGAAGTAGATGAAGAAAGGCGAAAGTATTTGATCAACGACAATTTGTGTTCTTTCCATTAATAGGGCTTTAATTAATACCAAAGCTGCCCTACAAACCAAACATATGGTAAGACCTCATGTCTTGTCTCAATATACATATATCTTTTACTATTCACTGTCAAATATTTTACGGGTATCCGCCACTACTCGATCCTAATTTCAGATTTTCTTCAGACAGAACAAGAGAGATCAGAAATCAAAGACATTGAAGGAAGGttctttttttaaagaaaaagctGTGATTTTGTGTTCTCCATACCATGAGGTTGGTTGGGCGTAATTAAGTAAAAGTTTGGCAACAGCAAAATCAAAATGAAGATCAGGGAGGAAAGGATATGACAGAACCGACCAGATCTTATTCATAAGATCCATTGTTCTTGTCCATTTTGACTTCTCAACAATGCACAAAAAACTTAGATTATTCATAGCTAGGTAGCTATCTATTTTTGCTCAtgttataatataatattttattactaCTGTATTGAAATTAATTTACAGTTATTATTCTGTTGTTACCGTTGCCTCCCGCCTCTTTTTGTTAAAGAAAGAGTGAAAAGAAGAGAGGGTATTATTGTAGCTTTCAGGTTTTTCTTTTCTTGGTTTTGTAATTTGACATGACTAGTTATATATATGCATATTTGGTTTTTGGCAAATGTTTATGTTTTGGTTTATGTGTATGGTGGAATCTTCTTTCCTTTTGGCACCTTTTAAGTTTAGGTATACCCTCCCTTTGTTTGAAGGGTTGTGGACAAAGCATCCAAGTATGGGCTTGCTCCTCATTTTTGTTTATATCTTAACTATTATAAATCTTTTCATTCCACCCCCTTTAACAAGTTGCATCTTAATAGTGATAACTAATAATTCAGCTTTCCCATAATCTTAAAGGAAAAAGATTATGTAATAAAATATATAGATCATGGTTGgctgtttttggattgagataATTTTCATAATGAAATAGATAATCTCCCCTTtcttcttgcaatgtcatttgCGGACATAGTAGCAAATCGTCAAGATCTTGTACCTTCTTCTCCCTCCATTTTTGTTGGTTTGTTAGAAtgaaagtatatatataaaaaaaatggtataaagatttttttattgaatcagtcaatatttttttttattcataccACTAGGATTTCTGAAGTTATTGTAACCAAATATGTAACTCACCCCAAAAAGCACCTTAAAAGGATAAAGAGCCATATGACTTTCCCATTTAGAAATGTCGAATGTTTATCACACGCTGCTCACACTCAATTCATTTGGTGCGTGATGCTAATATCAATGGGGGCATTGAACCATGTAAACAAAGATATAACTCGTTCCAAAAGGTACTTTAAAGGGAGAAgattgcctcacatatttaagAAGCTATGTAGTTTCTCAATTTAACAATGTAGGATGTTTAACGATTATCATGGATCCTTCACAAAATCCTTATAGTCAACATTATGTCCATCCAAACGAAAATCTCAGCTTACTATTAGTTTTACCCATTTTGATCAGTTTGAATTATCAATCATGGAGTCCATCAATGAAAATGACCTTTGTAAGCTTACTATTAAGAAcaaatgctttttttttttttgctactgTTGTGCTGCTTATACTTGTAGAACGAGATACTTTATGTTAAGTTTGGGATCGATGGGACATCATAGTTGCTTCATGGTTAACTCACTCTATTTCACCCAGCATTGCATAATGCATCTTGTGGGTTGATACTTTAGAAGAAATCTAGTTAGATTTGAAGATAATGTTTTCTTAAGTAGATGTAATGAGGATTTCACAACTTCAAGAAACCATTTCTCAACCGACAACGAAATTGAATTGCTGCAAATTACTATACAAATATAAGAACGTTATGGGAAAATTTATCTAATTTCAAATCCATCTATGATCATAATTGGACTGCGTATTGTAATTATTTTGCATCTCTTAAACAAATAAACATGGATCAAAAGCAAAACTCACTATAAGAAAAAGCAAAATTTTTGTGGGGAAATATGTGGCgacaaaatattaaaaacttgCCACTATAGTATTTTGTGGCTAATATTAACTTAGCCACTATGAGTGAGACACTAAAGGGTTAAATGAAAAAAATCGCTACTAATAGGTATTTTTTAGTGGAGAAACAAATCTAACTACAAATGTAAATTTCACAGATATCTGTTTGGCACAACATAAAATACACGGTTTTTTTCGAGTAATTAGTATCCGTGGTCATAAAAGTTGGGACCATGTTCCTAAGAGGTCACAAAAGTTTAATTTATCTTAATAAAACCATTTAAGTTTgtttttgtctcaataaaatcactttggATGGTTTTCGATCATTTTTTGTTGGAGTTGATTATGTGACATCTAATTACATCTCTCAATACCATGcgacataataaaaaaattaaccttAAATTAACTCAAATAAATAAGACtgtcaattaaaattttttaacTACAAATTAACCTACGCGGTATATCGTTTATCAATTAAAATGtgtaactttatttttttaaatatgccAGGTGGCGCTAACGTGATGTTATGATGCCACATGAGCAATTTCGGTGAAAAGATAAATGAAAAACGTTCAAAGTGATtttattaggacaaaaacaaacttaaatgattttattgagacaaattaaacttttgtgACCTTTAAAGAACATTGTCTAAACTTTTGTGACAGTCGATAATAAttacactttttttttcctctttaTCCTTAGAAAGCGTTTGGTCTAAACTTCAGAATCGAAATCTGGTAGAATCGGAATCGAAGGGACTATTTATTATATTTGGT
The DNA window shown above is from Euphorbia lathyris chromosome 1, ddEupLath1.1, whole genome shotgun sequence and carries:
- the LOC136227846 gene encoding basic helix-loop-helix protein 80, with amino-acid sequence MAAFSFQQYPPFHLDSLFFQNTPIKNLSAFFEEPNNNYFSQFYPPLLDHTSFATTDDNEEPSSVTKKQSTDSSSAVVDKLESGEQVTQQLNHNSMDNNNTNKRKKNSNASSSSASGPKDERKGRNKKQNTGMKEEDKKSKAKKKVPEEDPPTGYIHVRARRGQATDSHSLAERVRREKISERMKMLQRLVPGCDKVTGKALMLDEIINYVQSLQNQVEFLSMKLASVNPLFYDYGMDLDALTLRPEGLSNYTPSLSPMHHQQQSTPAPPTAFADATTTTTEAVNATFAAANNYPPVIDSLLLQESGNLMWEVDEERRKYLINDNLCSFH